Proteins from one Deinococcus actinosclerus genomic window:
- a CDS encoding FKBP-type peptidyl-prolyl cis-trans isomerase, producing MNITQDKVVELDYKLTVNGEVIDQSEPGEPLVYLQGHSNIIPGLERALEGKAVGDELQVTVQPEDGYGERDDENVEELSREDFEDDIEVGATYYAQDEAGSVIPFTVMDVSGDTVKVDFNPPLAGMVLNFDVKVLNVRDATPEELEHGHAHSDGDHDHE from the coding sequence ATGAACATCACCCAGGACAAGGTTGTCGAACTCGACTACAAACTCACCGTGAACGGCGAGGTCATCGACCAGAGCGAACCCGGCGAGCCGCTGGTGTACCTGCAGGGCCACAGCAACATCATTCCCGGACTGGAGCGCGCCCTGGAAGGCAAGGCCGTCGGGGACGAGCTGCAGGTGACCGTGCAGCCCGAGGACGGCTACGGCGAGCGGGACGACGAGAACGTCGAGGAACTGTCCCGCGAGGACTTCGAGGACGACATCGAGGTCGGCGCGACGTACTACGCGCAGGACGAGGCCGGCAGCGTCATCCCCTTCACCGTGATGGACGTCAGCGGCGACACCGTCAAGGTGGACTTCAACCCGCCCCTGGCCGGCATGGTCCTGAACTTCGACGTGAAGGTCCTGAACGTCCGTGACGCGACGCCCGAGGAACTCGAGCACGGGCACGCGCACAGCGACGGTGACCACGACCACGAGTAA